The stretch of DNA TATGGGACGCCCCAGCGACGCCAAGGACCCTCACGTTCTGGTGAACTTGCGGCCGGCGGGTGCCATGCCCCCTCCACCGCTTACCGCCAAGTCCTACACCTTCACTCGCGACAGCGCGGAGGTGAAGCACATTGGCCTCCACTCGCAGCTCCGGATTCGGCGTGATGCCCAGCTCGCCGGATTCGACGATGCGGTGTTCGTCGAGCCGGACGGTCGTGTCTCCGAGGGTGGAACTTGGAATCTCGGTTTCGTCGACCAGGACGGGACGGTTATTTGGCCTGATGCCCCCGTGCTCCCCGGTACGACGATGCTCTTGCTTCAGAGCCTTGGCACACCGAAGCAGATCACTGCCCCGGTCCGTATCGACGACGTCCCGAACATGGCTGCCGCATTTGCCACGAACACGACGATTGGTGTGCGTTCCGTGAGCGCGCTCGATGACGTGCAGTTTCCGCAGGACCACCCCGTGCTCGATGCACTGCGTGACGGCTACGCCGGGATTCCCGGCGATCGCCTGTAGACGCGTGCCGCCGCCACTCCCAGGGCGGAGATTTACGACAGAGGTAGCCCATGCCACTCGTTACGAAATGGACCGGACGTGAAGTTAAGGCACTGCGTGAAGCCGTACGGATGAGCCTCATGGAGTTCGCTGAGAAGCTCGGGGTGTCCGATCGCATCGTCTCCCGGTGGGAGGCAGACGGCGAGCAAGCCACCCTGCGCATGGTGAATCAAGCGGCCTTGGACACTCTGCTCGCCAAAGCTGACCAGGATGCTCAGGGCCGCTTTGTCGGTATCCTTGCGGCGGACGACATTCCTACTCAAGCGGTCATCGAACCTCATGAAGATCAGACGAGTAGCGGCGAATACGTG from Streptomyces sp. 6-11-2 encodes:
- a CDS encoding aminotransferase class IV family protein, whose translation is MAELNGHPVTLDELQSLALTNYGHFTSMRMEDGTIRGLSLHLDRLVRDCRIVFGVQLDREQTLSYIRKAADGVTGVAGLRVTVFDPAIDMGRPSDAKDPHVLVNLRPAGAMPPPPLTAKSYTFTRDSAEVKHIGLHSQLRIRRDAQLAGFDDAVFVEPDGRVSEGGTWNLGFVDQDGTVIWPDAPVLPGTTMLLLQSLGTPKQITAPVRIDDVPNMAAAFATNTTIGVRSVSALDDVQFPQDHPVLDALRDGYAGIPGDRL